ctctttctagagatttctccggccttggatgccataaatggttatggaaaaacaaaaagcaatgcttttaccacaccaaacttaaaaggtttgctcgtcctcgagcaaaagaagaaagaagagagtagaagaagaagaaatgaggaagaatggaatggctttgtgttcggccaaagagggggagaagtggtgttgtaggttgtgtgaaaatgaaagggtgaagaagggtatatataggagaggggggctcatggttcggtcatgtatgggtgggtttgggagggaaagtggtttgaatttgaagggtgaggtaggtggggttttatgaaggatggatgtgagtggtgaagagaaagatgggatttgataggtgaagggtttttggggaagaggtgttgaggtgattggtgaatgggtgaagaggagagagagtggtggggttggtggggatcctgtggggtccacagatcctgaggtgtcaaggaaaagtcatccctgcaccaaatggcatgaaaaaacacgttttgagccaattctggcgttaaacgccgggctggtgcccatttctggcgtttaacgccaggttcttgccctttcctggcgtttaacgccagtctggtgcccctttctggcgttaaacgcccagaatggtgccagactgggcgttaaacgcccacctgctagccttactggcgtttaaacgccagtaggttcttcctccagggtgtgctgtttttcttcctgtttttcattctgtttttgctttttcaattgattttgtgacttcttatgatcatcaacctacaaaaaaaacataaaataacaaaagaaaatagataaaatataacattgggttgcctcccaacaagcgcttctttaatgtcagtagcttgacagagggctctcatggagcctcacagatactcagagcaatgttggaacctcccaacaccaaacttagagtttgaatgtgggggttcaacaccaaacttagagtttggttgtggcctcccaacaccaaacttagagtttgactgtgggtgctctgcttgactctgatttgagagaagctcttcatgcttcctctccatggtgacagaggggtatccttgagccttaaacacaaagaattcttcattcacttgaatgatcagttcacctccatcaacatcaatcacagcccttgctgtggctaggaagggtctgccaaggatgatagattcatccatgcatttcccagtctctaggactatgaaatcagtagggatgtaatggtcttcaacttttaccagaacatcctctacaagtccataagcttgttttcttgagttgtctgccatctctagtgagatttttgcagcttgtacctcaaagatccctagcttctccattacagagagaggcatgaggtttacacttgaccctaagtcacacagagccttcttgaaggtcatggtgcctatggtacaaggtattgaaaacttcccaggatcttgtctcttttgaggtaatttctgccttgacaagtcatccagttctttggtgagcaaaggaggttcgttctcccaagtctcatttccaaataacttgtcatttaacttcatgattgctccaaggtatttagcaagttgctcttcagtgacatactcatcctcttcagaggaagaatactcatcagagctcatgaatgacagaagtaagtccaatggaatctctatggtctcattttgagccttagattcccatggttcctcattggggaactcagtggaggtcagtgcaagcctgttgaggtcttcctcagtggtgttcacttcctctccttcctctccaaattcggccatgttgatggtcttgcactctccttttggattttcttctgtattgcttggaagagtactaggagggagttcagtaattttcttgctcagctgtcccacttgtgcctccaaattcctaatggaggaccttgtttcagtcatgaaactttgagtggttttgattagatcagagaccatggttgctaagtcagaggtgttctgcttagaactctctgtctgttgctgagaagatgatggaaaaggcttgccattgctaaacctgtttcttccaccattattgttattgaaaccttgttgaggtctctcttgattcttccatgagaaatttggatgatttctccatgaagaattataggtgtttccatagggttctcctaggtaattcacctcttccattgaagggttctcaggatcataagcttcttcttcagatgaagcattcttagtactgcttggtgcattttgcattctaaacagactttgagaaatcaaattgacttgttgagtcaatatcttgttctgagccagaatggcattcagagtatcaatctcaagaactcctttcttctgattactcccattgttcacaggattcctttcagaagtgtacatgaattggttatttgcaaccatttcaattagttcttgagcttctgcaggcgtcttcttcagatgaagagatcctccagcagaaatatccaaagacatcttggatagttcagacagaccatcatagaaaatacctatgatgctccattcagaaagcatgtcagaaggacattttctgattaattgtttgtatctttcccaagcttcatagagggattctccttccttctgtctgaaggtttggacttccactctaagcttactcaattcttgaggtggaaagaactttgccaagaaggcattgactagcttttcccatgagtccaggctttctttaggttgtgagtccaaccatgttctagctctgtctcttacagcaaaagggaatagcataagtctgtagacctcagggtcaaccccattagtcttgacagtgtcacagatttgcaagaattcagctaagaactgatgaggatcttccaatggaagtccatggaacttgcaattctgttgcattagagaaaataattgaggcttaagctcaaagttgtttgctccaatggcagggatagagatgcttctcccatagaagttgggagtaggtgcagtaaagtcacccagcaccttccttgcattgttgttgttgttgttgttttcggctgccatggtttcttcttctttgaagatttctgtcaggtcctctacagagagttgtgctttagcttctcttagctctcgcttcaaggtcctttcaggttcagggtcagcttcaacaagaatgcctttgtctttgttcctgctcatatgaaagagaagagaacaagaaaatatggagtcctctatgtcacagtatagagattccttgaggtgtcagaggaacagaaaaatagaaagaagaggtagaagaattcgaacttaattagatagagttcgaattgtgcattgagaatgagtggtactccataaatagaaggatgtgggaagagaggaagaaattttcgaaaatcaagtgaaatattttgaaaacatttttgaaaaactttaattgattttcgaaaatcaagagtgggaaagaaatcaagtaatttttgaaaaagattttaaaagatatgattaaaaactgttttgaaaaagatgtgattaaaaagatatgattgaaaagttatggttttaaaaagatatgattgaaaagatatgattttgaaaacaatttaaaaagatttgattttaaaaattaatgacttgcctaacaagaaaagatatgattcaaacattaaacctttctcaacagaaaaggcaacatacttaaaatgttcaatcaaatcattaattgttagtaagtatctttgaaaaaggaaagaaattgattttgaaaacatttgattgaaaagatatgatttgaaaaagatttgattttgaaaaactttgaaaacttgaaaaaaattgattttgaaaacaaaatcctcccccttgtgccatcctggcgttaaacgcccagaatggtgcacattctggcgtttaacgcccaatgcactacctttttgggcgttaaacgcccaaccaggcaccctggctggcgtttaaacgccagtctgtccttcttcactaggcgttttgaacgcccagctttttctgtgtaattcctctgctgcatgttctgaatcttcagttccctgtactattgacttgaaaatagaaccaagatcaaataaacaatgcatgcaagacaccaaacttaaaattagacactagactcaaacaagaaacataaaaatatttttggtttttatgattttgtaatttttttgtgctttttcgaaaattatatgaaactagaaaataaaagtttcagaattctcaatttggattctaggaatcattgcaatgttagtctaagactccggtccaggaattagacatggcttcacagccagccaagctttcaaagaaagcttcggtccaaaacactagacatggccaatggctagccaagccttagcagatcattgctccaatagcaagattgatagaaatcaacaagctcttgtgatgataagttgaaacctcggtccaataagattagacatggcttcacagccagccagacttcaacatatcatcatgaaactctagaactcattcttaagaactcttgaaaaaaaatacctaatctaagcaacaagatgaaccgtcagttgtccatacacgaaacaatccccggcaacggcgccaaaaacttggtgcgcgaaattgtgatcactacacaactttgcacaactaaccagcaagtgcactgggtcgtccaagtaataccttacgtgagtaagggtcgatcccacggagattgttggtatgaagcaagctatggtcaccttgtagatcttagtcaggcagactcaaatgggtatagatgatgaataaaacataaagataaagatagggatacttatgtatatcattggtgagagcttcagataagcgtatgaagatgcttgtcccttccgtctctctgctttcctaatgtcttcatccaatccttcttactcctttccatggcaagcttatgcaagggtttcaccgttgtcagtggctacctctcatcctctcattggaaatgttcaacacaccctgtcacggcacggctatccatctgtcggttctcaatcaggccggaatagaatccagtgattcttttgcgtctgtcactaacgccccgccctcaggagtttgaagcacgtcacagtcattcaatcattgaatcctactcagaataccacagacaaggttagaccttctggattctcttgaatgccgccatcagttcttgcctataccacgaagactctgatctcacggaatggctggctcgtttttcaggcgagcactcggttgtcaggcgatcaaccatgcatcgtgtatcaggaatccaagagatattcacccaatctaaggtagaacggaggtggttgtcagtcacacgttcataggtgagaatgatgatgagtgtcacggatcatcacattcatcaagttgaagaacaagtgatatcttggacaaagaacaagcggaattgaatagaagaacaatagtaattgcattaatactcgaggtacagcagagctccacaccttaatctatggtgtgtagaaactccaccgttgaaaatacataagaacaaggtctaggcatggccgtgaggccagcctcccaaagtgatcaaaagatctaaagaacaaaggattccaaagatcagaagattaaaagattaaaagatgaaaatacaatagtaaaaggtcctatttataggaaactagtagcttaagaattacaaagatgagtaaatgacataaaaatccactttcgggcccacttggtgtgtgcttgggctgagcaatgaagcattttttgtgtagagactcttcttggagttaaacgccagcttttatgccagtttgggcgtttaactcccatttaggtgccagttccggcgtttaacgctgggaattctgagggtgactttgaacgccggtttgggccatcaaatcttgggcaaagtatggactatcatatattgctggaaagcccaggatgtctaatttccaacgccgttgagagcgcgccaattgggcttctgtagctctagaaaatccacttcgagtgcagggaggtcagaatccaacagcatctgcagtccttttcagtctctgaatcagatttttgctcaggtccctcaatttcagccagaaaatacctgaaatcacaaaaaaacacacaaactcatagtaaagtccagaaaagtgaattttaactaaaaactaataaaaatatactaaaaactaactagatcatactaaaaacatactaaaaacaatgccaaaaagcgtacaaattttCCGCTCATCAATTGGGCTATTGCCTCAGCAAGTGTAAGTAGTACTACTGATCTTAATCAAGAAATGGTTCGTAGAATGTCAGAATTCAAGGTTCAACTACTAAATAAGAAAGTATTTCATTCTTCTCTTTGCCCATACTTTGTTTGTTTTCACttctaaatataatttttttttagagtGAAAAATTCTCTCGAGAATTAACGCCCCAATTTCCTCCTTTTTGGTTACTTTTATGAGATTTTGATGTTAGTTGctcttaaaattaaaagatttaatTGCCTTTCTGGATGTTTATTtctttgtaattaatttttttatagttttggATATTTCGTTTTTGAGTTATCGAATGTTATTTCGTAGGTTTTGGGATGTTTCTTTTGAGTTATTGgatgtttttttgtaggtttCAGATGTTTCTTTTGTACAAATAGATGTTTCTTCCTATAACGATTCAAATGTTTTTCCTAACATTCTCAATATGCCTTTTGTTTTCATATAACAAAGTCTTGCAATATAGCATTTGCATAGAGATGCTGCCAACATTTTCATACTTTTCAAATTGTTAGAAATGTTACATTTTGTTTAAAACTCTGACAGATTCTTAGGAGAATGACAAGTGAAAAGAGGAAGGTACTTTTGTTCTTCTAGACGTCTGTGAAATATTTACCTGCTGAAGGCTTCCATGGTTTGGCTTCGAGTCTCTCCATTTACAGGTCTCCTAAACATGAGGATCACCTTCCAACATCTCATACATATTTTTACTGGTTGTGCCTTCCAACATATTCATCGATGGCCATCATGCAAGATCGTCTTAGAGTTATCACTCAAGAACACATGGGCTGCAGTTTTGGTACTTGGTGAGTAAGTGTACCTGCAATTTGGATACACTACAAAAAAGGTTTGTTAAAACGACAATTTTTAAGGGTTATTATAGCAATTTTAACCCCATTATTATCAAGAATGGCGTTTTCACAAAAAGTCATAATTCTAGGTGCCATTCTAGTTATTATGGCGGTTTTTAGAAAATTGCTACAATTTTCATAGTTTAAAATGACAGTTTTCTCCATGTTTAAAATGGCGGTTGAAACTGCTattttaatcaaataaaatGGCGGTTTTTTTGTTTAAAACGGCAGCTAAAATTTCCGTTTTTACCTAATAAAATGATAGTTTTTTATCATTTAAAGTGGCGGTTAAAACCACCATTTTCATCAATTAAAAGGGCAATTTTTACTTGTTTTAAAACCACAATTTTAACCttcattttatataattaaagtGCCAGTTTTATGCCATTTAAAATGGCAATTTTAATCATAATCTTTatctattaaaataataattttatgctattttttcCCGTATTAAAATAATACCTTTTGCTTGTTTAAAATAGCAACTGAAATAGCTATTTTCACAGcattaaaacaatttttttttagaatttcaTAATAATTAGATATCATAAGCCATAAACAAAACATCAAATATGAcatatattttgtataattcatACATagtatcaaaaattaaaaatcataacTCATAAGCCATAAATAAAGTAACAAAAATAACATATGCTTTTTTAGTTATACATGTCTTAACATATAGTCGCTAAACATAAAGTCTTCGTTAGAAAAAGATGACGTTTCTTTATTACTCCTTTAAGAAGACTTACTTCCTAGCTCTCTTTACGGTGCAACTTTGCTCTCTTGATACAATTCCTAAGACAAAAGTATAATACACATCAAGATTAGCTAATAAAACATATTAAGCAACCTAAGATTATTATGTTAGTCTTCACactacaaaatttttatttgtttgtgaTAGTTTTTTAATGGGAGTTACTAAAAACCTccataatatattttatttgtgaTAAGTTATAAAATCTccttaaataattaacaaaaactCTCCCTGTTATAATACTTCCAATCCAATTAATTACAAATAAATCCAATCCAACCAACTATTCACTCAGCCCATaccaacaaaaaaataaaaaattcaaaataggGCTTCGAGAGAGAGGACGAGGGGGAGGGAGATCTCTCTGAAACCCTAGAATCTCAATGTCATTGCCACCGTCACCGCCAACGCCATTCATCTTCTTGCCGGTGTTGCCGTCATTGTCTCCTTCGTTCCAAGTCAGTGATGATTCCATTCAGATCGTTGAGGTAATGCTTAGATCTTCTGCTTCTGCATCATCTTCCACGACTGGTTCTTCTGCTGGTTCTTCTCCAATGGCTTGCAACATTCAAAGTACGATTTCAGCGCGGACGCGGTGGCACTGGCGGAGAAGATCTGGAAAGCGAGCGAGCGGGAGTCCCTGGAAGCTTCGATTGAAGCTACGTTCGAAGCTATCAGATCTCGTGGAACTGATTCTCATGTTCCAAGTCATTGCTGTGAGAATTTCTTCCTAATTTGTTCTTGTTTAGTTCGGGACTTAAATTTCTCACTCACTTCCATTCAGAATTTTTTCAAACAATCTCCATATCTGTGAGAGAGGTGAATTGAATTTGAGATCTCTATTAACTCCAATTTGTGCCAAGTTCAGCTTCATACGGATACTTTCTCACTTGCTTCTATGATTTCAATGATTCTAGATTGCTATTTTTGCACCTCTTCTGTGGATTTCGTGAATAGAAATGGTTATCTATCCGCAGAAACTTTGTTCGACACTGTTTGGCATTACGAGCCTTGTGGTAGGTGATATGGTCTtgctttatttttaatttttatatcaattttctttaaatttcttcTGATGCCTGTTTTTTTCTATTGCTCCATTAAATTATATTCAAGCGTCAATGCCTTTTCATTGAATGTTTATTAACTTTATAACATATATCTATCTATGGAATATGGGTGTTGGTCTGGACAAATTTATGATTCATTATTGGATTAATTTAAACATACAAATAACATGGTCCATTCATTCTGGCAGGATCCCTTATGATTTCCTTGGTTGTAAGCATCAATGATCCTTATTGTTTACTTCTCGGTTACTTTGACACTTAATTTCACATTAGCTAAATTATGTCTTTGTAATGTTGGTGATATTAATTGGATTTTCTATAGACATTGGATATTTATTCGGAGATACAAGTAAACATTACAGGTTTTTCTTGCCATCTGTTCATTCTTGTTTACTCTTTAGTTTTACCACACTTTTGCTTTTAAAATTGTACGTCTATGAACCTACTTAAATACTAATGAATtctatatttttgaaattcCAGCACATTTAAAGTTACCCGAACAAGAATTGCTCTTGTATTTATTTTTGGGTTCTGGATGCTGGATCTTGCCAACAACACTGTGCAGGTAAGGTCAAAGAATTAGAATGTGCTTCTTTCTGTTATCTTTATATTGATGAAAGAAAGTAAgttttctttttatgttttcaaattttaatttgtagGGGCCAACTCGGGCACTTTTGGCTGATCTTTCAGGTAGAACTTGTTTATTTTACATGCTTTCTTTGTTCACGTTCTCAACAATCATAATGTGGATTCTTGATTTTCATCTTGTATTAAATACCTTCTTGATATTGACGAAACATTATGATACAATAATTTTCCTATTATTAGGTCTTGATCAACGCAATGTAGCAAATGCTATATTTTGTTCATGGATGGCAGTTGGCAATATCCTGGGATATTCTGCTGGTGCTAGTGGAAAGTGGAACAGGTGAGGCCTTGCTAATATTTCACAATGCTAACTATATAAAACTCATTGCTCAGATCCTTTGAGAATGACATTTTGTCAATGATGAAATGTAGAGATAAGCCCACTTATTCATGCAAAGGTCACTATTCATGGGCTCATGGCATGTAATTCTAGCAATTAAAGCCATCTAGCAGATTTCCTTATgaaatcaatttatttgaaaCAAGTTACAATAATTTGTTTTACATTTTTATGCTAAAGAGTTATTATAGGAGAAGGGATCCTTAGGATGGTGTAGAACAACTCATGAAGGGTCTCTCAGAAGAATGAGGATTCTATCTTTTACAGAAGcatgtttttttttatcatatttgtattttgtataGGTTTTACTTGAAGTTAATGCTTATTTTCTGCTTATTGATATTTGTTTCTTACCTGAGCAGATGGTTCCCTTTCCTAACAAATATAGCTTGCTGTGAAGCCTGTGGCAATCTTAAGGCCGCATTTCTTGTTGCAGTGGTGGGTTATTATCTGATATCATTTTATATATTGTCAGATCATATAAAATATGTAAATTTAATTGATCTAGTTGTTCATTTCATATCAATTTGATTGATGTAATTTGTTTAAATTTCTGTTCATTCTATACTAATTACCAATTTCTTTAAAGTTAAATAATCTTTAGCTTGATTGATgtaattttttcaatcaataatAGTAGTTTATAGCTTTCAAATATGTTTAGGTACAATTTTATATTGTTTGCAACAGTTCagtttgatgtaatttttttttttgaaaattcagttTTTGTGAAGGTTTTAAATTGccacaaaaatttcaaaaagctgccaaaaaattaaaaactcaaaaccCCCCACAAAGTAGATAAAGAACCGCCACTAACTTATGTCCTGGGGGTTTTACAAAACCGCCACAAATCAGCTCATGGCACCTCAAATTTTGGAGGTTTAGAAAACTCCCACTAACCTTTTGGTGGGGTATCAAATCCCCACAAACTAGAAAAAAATCGCCACAAATCAACTTGAATCTTGTAGTGTCagatataaatttaaattataaaaatagaaatGAAGATAATATACCTTATCTTCTAAATAATGAGCAAAACAACCCCATTGAGTGCAATCTAATGTCTCAAATAGGTCACGTACAAATCAGAAGACATCATAGGATATTTATGTGATTATTTATGCAGAAAACATCCATAAAAGTTATTCTTCACACACACACATCTCAAACCTAGTAGATTGCCTTAATCAATTATCATGAGAAAACAACTTTCCgttttgagaaaaaaataagagCATCAATATATAATTAGTTGTTAAATAGATTCTTACCTTAATTTCTACGGAACTGAGAAGTGCTTCAAAACAAGCTTGCATGATAGCtcaataaaatcataaaaagatgCCAATGTCAACTCAGCAATGAACTCTTCAACGTGAAATTATATAACCATATTGCAGACAAGATTAAAAACAATTATGAATAACTTTTTGCACAACTTTATAGAAAGCAATGAGCTGCCATTatatccaataataataataataataataataataataataataataataataataataataataataataataattattattattattattattattattattatta
The Arachis stenosperma cultivar V10309 chromosome 7, arast.V10309.gnm1.PFL2, whole genome shotgun sequence genome window above contains:
- the LOC130939966 gene encoding uncharacterized protein LOC130939966, which codes for MSLPPSPPTPFIFLPVLPSLSPSFQVSDDSIQIVEVMLRSSASASSSTTGSSAGSSPMACNIQSTISARTRWHWRRRSGKRASGSPWKLRLKLRSKLSDLVELILMFQVIATLDIYSEIQVNITGFSCHLTFKVTRTRIALVFIFGFWMLDLANNTVQGPTRALLADLSGLDQRNVANAIFCSWMAVGNILGYSAGASGKWNRWFPFLTNIACCEACGNLKAAFLVAVFL